The genomic window GGCTCAGCCTGGTAGAGCACCTGCTTCGGGAGCAGGGGGTCGGAGGTTCAAATCCTCTCGCCCCGACCATCCTCCATAATTCGAGGCCGTACCGCGGGCCGGCGCCCCGGCCTCCGGCCGCCCGCCGGTTCCATCCATGAAGCGCATCTATGCCCGCGTAGAAGGCAGGGTCCAGGGGGTCGGTTTCCGCTATGTGACCGCCCGCCGGGCCCTCGAATTGGGGCTCACCGGCTGGGTGCACAACCTGCCCGGGGGCCATGTCGAGCTGGAGGCCCAGGGGGCCGCCTCCGACGTGGCCCGGCTGGTGGAGTTCCTCCACAAGGGGCCGCCCGCGGCGCGCGTGGACCAGGTCCACGTGAGCGCCCACCCGGTGGCCGACGGGGAGCAGGGGTTCCGAATCCTCTGACGCGAGACCATCCATGAGCGCACGGACGCCCACCCCGAAGACATTCCGCGAGAAGGTCCAGGAGGCCCTCGAGACCGCGCCCGACCAGGGTGCGGTGGAGGTCAGCGAGGATCTGCTCGCCTCGCCCGACTTCGAAGCCTCTGAATTCGACGACATGGTGTACGCCGCCACCGCCCAGGGGGTGACGGTCCGGGACGCGCCGGAGCCGGAGGACCGCGGCCCCGAGCCGGGCACGCCCTTCGCCGACGCGCTGCAGCTCTACCTGCGCGAGCTGGCCCGCTACCCGGTGCTGCTGCCCGCCGAGGAACGCGGCCACTTCAAGGCGCTGCGCGACGGCCGCCACCAGCTCCGCGGGCGCATCATCGAGGCCAACCTCCGGCTGGTCGTGTCCATGGCCGGGCGCTACCGGAATCGCGGCGTGCCGTTCGGGGACCTCATCGAGGACGGCAACGTGGGCCTGATCGTGGCGGTGGACCGCTTCGACCCCGACCTGGGCAACCGCTTCAGCACGTACGCGTCGTGGTGGATCCGCCAGAGCATCCTGAGGGGTATCGCCACGCACGCGCGCACCGTGCGCATCCCGGTGCACGTGATCCAGCGGATCAACCATTACATCACCACCGAGCGCCGGCTGGGCCACGAACTCATGCGCCGCCCCACGCTGGACGAGGTGGCGGAGCGCATGGGACTGCCGGCGTCCAAGGCCGGCGAAGTGGTGCGCCTCATCGAGGGCATCCGCTCGCTGGACGAGATCGCCGCCAACGAGAGCATCCGCGAGGTGGCCAAGCTGCAGGTGCCCGACCCGTCCCCGAGGCTGGACGACCTGCTCATCATCCAGGAGGAATTCCGCAACCTGGAGGACGCGCTCACGCAGCTCTCGGGCCGCGAGGAGTCGCTGCTGCGCATTCGCTATGGTTTCGTGGACGGCAACGCGCGCACCCTGGCCGAGACCGGGGACGTATTCGGCATCAGCCGCGAGCGCACTCGCCAGATCGAGAAGCGCGCGCTGGCCAAGCTCAAGAAGTTCCTGGAAATGGTGGAGACCGGGGCCCGGCCGGCCCCCAAGAGAGGATGGGTGCATTGAGCGACTCGCTGGGACGCCACATTCGTACCATCCCGGACTTTCCCAAGCCCGGGATCCTGTTCCGCGACATCACCACGCTGTTCAAGAACGGCCCGGCGCTGCGCCACGCGCTGGCGCTGCTCGAAGCCCACGCCGCCGAGAAGGAGATCGAGATGGTGGTGGGGATCGAGGCCCGCGGCTTCATCCTGGGCGGGGCGCTGGCCGCCCGCATCGGAGCCGGCTTCGTGCCCGCGCGCCGTCCCGGCAAGCTGCCCGGCAAGTCGCTCAAGGAGAACTACCATCTTGAGTACGGCGAGGGCGTGCTGGAGATCCACGAGGACGCGTTCAAGATGGGGCAGCGCGTGCTGATCACCGACGACCTGCTGGCCACCGGGGGCACCGCCCGCGCGGCCGTGCGCCTGGTGGAGAAGCTGGGGGCGCGCGTGGTGGGGCTCTCGTTCATCGTGGAGCTGGACGAGCTCGGCGGGCGCAAGGCGCTGCCGGGATACGAGGTGTATTCGCTGATCCACTACTAGCAGGGCATTCATACCTGCCGACAATTCGAGTGGCGTCACGCCTGGGGGATCGACGCCCCTTCCGCCCGGTAGACGTTGAGGCGGTTGTAGAGAGTCTTGAGGCTCATCTGAAGCAGGTCGGCTGCCCGGCGCTTGTCCCCGGCGCACTCGTGCAGCGTGGCCAGGATCAGGCGCCTCTCGGCGTCCTCCAGGGACGTGCCCACCGGGATCTCCAGGCAGCCCGCCGCCGGCCCCGGAGGCGCGGCCTTCTCACCCACCGGCAGCAGCCGCGCGCCGATCTCGGCTTCCGCCATGATGGCCGCGCGCTCCACCACGTTCTTCAGCTCCCGCACGTTTCCCGGCCACGGATAGTCCCGCAGCTGCCCGCGGGCATCGGGGGCGAAGGCCTTGCGCGTGCCCTCGCGCCGGTTCACGTCGGCGAGGAAGCGGTCGGCCAGGGCGTCAATGTCCTCGGTGCGCTCGCGCAGCGGGGGAATCCGGATGGGGAACACGTTCAACCGGTAGTAGAGGTCCTTGCGCAGCGTGCCCGAGGCCACCGCTTCCTCGGGGTTCCGGTTGGTGGCGGCGATCACGCGCACGTCCACCCGGATCGTCTCCGAGCCGCCCACGCGGATGATGCTGCCGGATTCCAGCGCCCGCAGCAGCTTCACCTGCAACTCGGCCGGCATCTCGGTGATCTCGTCCAGGAACAGCGTCCCGCCGTGCACTTCCTCGAAGTAGCCGCGACGGCCCCGGTCGGCGCCGGTGAAGCTGCCCTTCTCGTGCCCGAACAGCTCGCTGTCAATGAGGCTCTTGGCCACCGCGCCGGCGTTGACCGCCAGGAAGGGCATGGAGCGGCGCCGGCTCAGCCGGTGGATGGTCTCGGCGGCCAGCTCCTTGCCCGTGCCGCTCTCGCCGCTGATCAGCACGCTGGCGTGGGTGGGCGCCACCTTCTCGATCAGGTCGTAGACTTCCTGCATGGCGGCCGAGCGACCCACCATGTTGCCGAAGCGACCCAGCTCGCGCAGCTCCTCGCGCAGGCCGCGCACCTGGGCCTTGAGGTCGCGGGTGCGGCTGAAGTTGGCCAGGATGGTCTTGAGCCGGGCGCGGTCCACCGGCTTGGTGAGGTAGTCCAGCGCGCCCTCGCGGAGGGCAGCCACCGAGGACTCCACCGTGGCGTTGCCGGTGATCACGATCACCTCGGCGCCCCGCGCCAGGTCCTCGTCGCGCAACAGGTCCAGCCCGCTGCCGTCGGGAAGCCCCAGGTCCGCCAGCACGATGTCCACGTCCGTGCGCGAGCCCCGCGCCCGCACCTCGGCGATGGAGCCCGCCTCCTCCACGGAGAAGCCCTCCCGCTCCACCAGCATGGCCAGGCTGGAGCGAAAGCCGGTGTCGTCGTCCACCACCAGCGCGCGCAGCGAGTCGGTCATGCCTCCTCCCTCACCGCAGGTAGCGTGAAGTGGAACGTGGCGCCGGTCTTCCCATCGCTCTCGGCCCACATGCGCCCGCCCTGCCGGCGAATGATCTTCGCCGCGATGGCCAGGCCCAGCCCCGTGCCCTCGTACTCGTTGGAGGCGTTCAGCCGCTTGAATGGCTCGAACAACGTGCCCGCCAGGGGCGGATCGAAGCCGATGCCGTTGTCCGCGACCGAGTAGACGCACTCGCCGCCGCTCACCGCGCCGCTCACGCGCACCTTGCGCAGCGGGCGCCCGCGCGAGTACTTGAGGGCGTTGCTGAACAGGTTGGCGAACACGCGCGGCACGAAGTCGGGATCGGCGTGCGCGCGGGGGAGGTCCCCGAGCTCCAGCTCCGCGGGGGCGGGGGCGCCGTCGCCCGAGAGGGCCTCGGCGAAGGCGCCGCGCGCCACCGCGGTCATGTCCACATCCTTGCGCTCCAGCTCGCCCTGGCCCACCCAGGTGAGTTGCACCAGCTCGTTGAGCAGCCGCACCGCGGCGCCCGCGCTGGAGCGGATCCGAGAGGTGAGCCGCAGGCCTTCCTCCCCGAGCGCCTGGCCGTGGTCCTCCTCCAGGATCTCGGCGAAGTTGATCACCGCGCCCACCGGAGAGCGCAGGTCGTGCGAGAGCGAGTGGCTGAACGTCTCCAGCTCCCGCAGCGCCTCGTGCAGTTCCGCGGTGCGTTGCGCCACTCGGGATTCCAGCTCGAGGTTCATGCGGCTCAGCTCGCGGTCGCGCTCGGAAAGCTCGCGCACCCGGGCGTCCAGGGACCGGTTCGCGGCGGCCAGCTCGCCCGAGTACTCGCGCAGGCGCAGGATCTGGAACACGATCGCCGCCAGGGCCAGGGACAGCAGCAGCCCGGTGAACAGGAAGTAGTCCTCCCAGCGGGAGCCGGTGGAGCCCACGTACTCGCGCGTGGGCCGGTACTCCACGATCCACTCCTTGCCGGGGGAGAGGAACAGGACCCGGCGGATGTTCATCCACTCCGGCGCCTCCTCGGCCGGCAGCCCGCTGCTGATCAGCACCTGACCGTCGGCCCGGCGCACGGTGAAGGCGAGCTGCCGCGTGATCTCAAAGCCGACGTCCGCCACCACCGAGTTGGGATTGAGCTCGGCCACCATCATGCCCACGCGCCCCGCGGGCGTGCGCACCGCGCGGTAGACCTGCACCCCTTCGCCGGCGTCGGAGAAGCCGTTGTCGGTGCCGGGGACCACCAGGCGCGCCCGGGCGTCCAGGATGCGCGCGAGCGGCATGCTCTGGCCCGCGGTGCGCGAGGCGATGCGGACGTCTTCGGAGTCCCGGTCCACCCAACCCACCCAGGCCACGCCGGGGAAGTGGGAGAGGACCATCTGCGTGTCGAAGCGCCACGCGTCGGGATCGTTGAGGCCGTAGAGCTGCCAGTAGGTGGCAAGGTTGTGCAGCGCATTCACGTGCAACTGCAATTGCCGCTGCATGGCGCCGCGGTTGGCCTCCGCGATGGAGGTGAGCCCGGCGGTCACCTGCGAGCGGCGGTCCTCGCGCGCGCGGAACCAGATGCCCAGCGTGGCAACCGCGCCCATGGCTCCCACCAGCAGGGCGACCGCGAGTCTTCTGCGAAATCTCAGGAGGTTCATGACCGTGTCCGTGGAACAGGGCCCGGATCGAGCCACACCCGCGCAGGCGCCTGCTGGGGCCAGGGCTGCGGGCGGCGTGACGGGAGTGACGTGGGGGGTGGAACGCAACCTGATGATAGCCGAATCAACGGATGAAATGCCTCAATTCAGAATGAACTACACAAGACGCTAGAACACAAGCACTTACAGTCCAGGGCTGCCACGTCTCCAGCTGGCGGGACATTGTAACTTCTTCAATTCACACGCCTCCGGGGCCCATGGTTCCCACTTTTCGTCGAGCGGCCGCCATCGCCTGAGAGCCGGGGGAGGCGGCATCCTGTTGTGCCGCATGGAGTGGGAGCCTTCTTGAAGGTGAATGCGGTTGGCTCGCTCCGGCTGGCATGCGAGGTGCAATAGGAGTTGAAGCGAAGACTTGCGCGGGCTCGCGAAGGAAGGAGTCGGGACGCCCCTTCTGAGACCGGGCCCGCGCGGGGTTAGGGGAACAGGCCGCCGGACACTGCTCTGACGATCCAACTCGCATCGACCGCGTCCGGCGGCCACCCCGGCTTCTCAATTGGAGAGCCGCAGACGAGTCAACCAGGAATGGATACGCGCCGCGGCCTGGGAAGTACGTGGGAATGCCTGCCGCTCGACATGGGGGGTTGGGCGACAACGCACCCCGCGACAGGCCGCGGCGCGTCCATTGACAGGAGGAGTCATGAGGAATCACAGGATGAGCACCGCATGGATCGGCGTGGCGCTGATCGTCGTCGGCGGGACGCTCTCCGCAGGCTGCGCCACCAAGGGCTTCGTGAGGAACTACGTGGAAGGCCAGACCGCGCCGCAGCGCGAGGCCATCACGCGCCTGGACGGGGACGTTGCCGCGGTGCGAGTCACCGCCGACTCGGCGAACGCGCGCAGCCTGGCCGCGGAGCAGTCCGCGCGCCTGGCCATGGATGAGGCCGCCGCAGCCCGCAGGCTGGCCTCGAAGATCGCCAGCGGCGAGCTGAAGTACAACGTGGTGCAGTCGAACGAAATCCGGTTCGCGTTCAACAAGTTCGCGCTGGACGAGGTGTCCACCGCGAAGCTGGACGAGCTGGCGACGCTGCTGGAGCAGCACCCGCGCTACGTGCTGGAGATCACCGGCAATACCGACAACGTGGGCAGCTCCCGCTACAATCTGCACCTGGGCGAGGAGCGCGCCGAGACGGTGCGCCGCTACCTGAACGACGCGCATCACGTGCCGCTGGCCAAGATGGCCACCATCTCCTTCGGTTCCGGCAAGCCCGTGGCCCACGGGGAAGGCGCGTCCGTGCGCGCCCTGAACCGCCGCGCCGAGATCCGGGTGCTGGAAATCCAAGACACCGACCTGGCGGCCGTGGCCAGGGCAGAGTAGCTCCCGGCATCCCTCGGAGGCGGGCCGCCTGTCGTCCGAATCGCCCGAACCGTTCGAAGATGGCGCCTTCTGCGCCCGCCCGCTCCACGGCAGTTGCTGTGGGGCGGGCGGTTCGTTTGCGTCCTGCTGGCGGCCGCGGCGGGGCGGGGGATGGCGCCCACGAGGACCAGGCTTCCGTGCACACCTCAACCGCCGTGCCAAATCCGCGATGCGGGGCGGGAGCGAAGATGGTACTCTGGCGCCGGACCCGTCGGCGCCGAGGCGCGGGCCGGTCCCCGGCCCCGAGTCATGGCCGGCCCACCGTGCCCGGCCCCCGTAGCTCAGTATGGATAGAGCAGCGGTTTCCTAAACCGTGTGTCGCAGGTTCGACTCCTGCCGGGGGCACCAACTTGCAGCGAAGTCCGCTCAAGGACGCACGCCCGGATTGCG from Candidatus Eisenbacteria bacterium includes these protein-coding regions:
- a CDS encoding acylphosphatase, translated to MKRIYARVEGRVQGVGFRYVTARRALELGLTGWVHNLPGGHVELEAQGAASDVARLVEFLHKGPPAARVDQVHVSAHPVADGEQGFRIL
- a CDS encoding RNA polymerase sigma factor RpoD/SigA, translating into MSARTPTPKTFREKVQEALETAPDQGAVEVSEDLLASPDFEASEFDDMVYAATAQGVTVRDAPEPEDRGPEPGTPFADALQLYLRELARYPVLLPAEERGHFKALRDGRHQLRGRIIEANLRLVVSMAGRYRNRGVPFGDLIEDGNVGLIVAVDRFDPDLGNRFSTYASWWIRQSILRGIATHARTVRIPVHVIQRINHYITTERRLGHELMRRPTLDEVAERMGLPASKAGEVVRLIEGIRSLDEIAANESIREVAKLQVPDPSPRLDDLLIIQEEFRNLEDALTQLSGREESLLRIRYGFVDGNARTLAETGDVFGISRERTRQIEKRALAKLKKFLEMVETGARPAPKRGWVH
- a CDS encoding adenine phosphoribosyltransferase, with protein sequence MGALSDSLGRHIRTIPDFPKPGILFRDITTLFKNGPALRHALALLEAHAAEKEIEMVVGIEARGFILGGALAARIGAGFVPARRPGKLPGKSLKENYHLEYGEGVLEIHEDAFKMGQRVLITDDLLATGGTARAAVRLVEKLGARVVGLSFIVELDELGGRKALPGYEVYSLIHY
- a CDS encoding sigma-54-dependent Fis family transcriptional regulator, whose protein sequence is MTDSLRALVVDDDTGFRSSLAMLVEREGFSVEEAGSIAEVRARGSRTDVDIVLADLGLPDGSGLDLLRDEDLARGAEVIVITGNATVESSVAALREGALDYLTKPVDRARLKTILANFSRTRDLKAQVRGLREELRELGRFGNMVGRSAAMQEVYDLIEKVAPTHASVLISGESGTGKELAAETIHRLSRRRSMPFLAVNAGAVAKSLIDSELFGHEKGSFTGADRGRRGYFEEVHGGTLFLDEITEMPAELQVKLLRALESGSIIRVGGSETIRVDVRVIAATNRNPEEAVASGTLRKDLYYRLNVFPIRIPPLRERTEDIDALADRFLADVNRREGTRKAFAPDARGQLRDYPWPGNVRELKNVVERAAIMAEAEIGARLLPVGEKAAPPGPAAGCLEIPVGTSLEDAERRLILATLHECAGDKRRAADLLQMSLKTLYNRLNVYRAEGASIPQA
- a CDS encoding OmpA family protein, whose product is MRNHRMSTAWIGVALIVVGGTLSAGCATKGFVRNYVEGQTAPQREAITRLDGDVAAVRVTADSANARSLAAEQSARLAMDEAAAARRLASKIASGELKYNVVQSNEIRFAFNKFALDEVSTAKLDELATLLEQHPRYVLEITGNTDNVGSSRYNLHLGEERAETVRRYLNDAHHVPLAKMATISFGSGKPVAHGEGASVRALNRRAEIRVLEIQDTDLAAVARAE